A window from Sus scrofa isolate TJ Tabasco breed Duroc chromosome 2, Sscrofa11.1, whole genome shotgun sequence encodes these proteins:
- the C2H11orf86 gene encoding uncharacterized protein C11orf86 homolog isoform X2, whose protein sequence is MGTGLRSQSLRGPRPSYGKLQEPWGTLPGGRPRRALSLRQGRERSRSPDGGPERLDTPGQERLPGGLGDTEQLIEAQQEGSQRWLKQYQQIKRRWASFVTSFPSVTLSRAASPPPMLGTTG, encoded by the exons ATGGGGACAGGGCTACGCAGCCAGTCCTTGCGAGGACCACGGCCCTCCTACGGCAAGCTCCAGGAGCCCTGGGGGACGCTCCCGGGAGGCCGACCACGGCGGGCGCTGAGCCTCAGGCAGGGCCGTGAGAGGTCCAGGTCCCCAGATGGAGGCCCGGAAAGGCTGGACACCCCCGGTCAGGAGCGGCTGCCAGGGGGTCTGGGGGACACGGAGCAGCTGATTGAAGctcagcaagaaggcagccagcGGTGGCTGAAGCAGTATCAGCAG ATAAAGAGGAGGTGGGCGAGCTTTGTCACCAGCTTTCCCAGCGTGACCCTGAGCCGGGCAGCCTCCCCACCGCCCATGCTGGGCACCACTGGCTAA
- the C2H11orf86 gene encoding uncharacterized protein C11orf86 homolog isoform X1: MGTGLRSQSLRGPRPSYGKLQEPWGTLPGGRPRRALSLRQGRERSRSPDGGPERLDTPGQERLPGGLGDTEQLIEAQQEGSQRWLKQYQQKIKRRWASFVTSFPSVTLSRAASPPPMLGTTG, translated from the exons ATGGGGACAGGGCTACGCAGCCAGTCCTTGCGAGGACCACGGCCCTCCTACGGCAAGCTCCAGGAGCCCTGGGGGACGCTCCCGGGAGGCCGACCACGGCGGGCGCTGAGCCTCAGGCAGGGCCGTGAGAGGTCCAGGTCCCCAGATGGAGGCCCGGAAAGGCTGGACACCCCCGGTCAGGAGCGGCTGCCAGGGGGTCTGGGGGACACGGAGCAGCTGATTGAAGctcagcaagaaggcagccagcGGTGGCTGAAGCAGTATCAGCAG AAGATAAAGAGGAGGTGGGCGAGCTTTGTCACCAGCTTTCCCAGCGTGACCCTGAGCCGGGCAGCCTCCCCACCGCCCATGCTGGGCACCACTGGCTAA